TTGAGTAATGTCTCTTTTTTATGATTTTCCGTAAACAAAAATATCCGGTTGGAACTGCTCCACAAGCGCCGGATATCTTCATCATTCAAAAATACGGATTGGGTATCTGGGTAGCGGGAACCAAATTCCATTGTTAGAGTACGACCATTGAGGAGATAAATGGGTTGGTCAATATAGAAACGGAGAGATGAGCCTGTTTCATAATTCCCATTAAGTACAATTTTCGCATTGGGTTCCCATCGCTGCTTGATTTCCTCAGCCAGAACCCGCGAAGAGAGGACAGGCTCGAACTTGATGTGGGCGCGGTTAGCGCAAATAAAAAGTAACCCCATAGTCAACACCATGACTATTACTGTGTATGTGTGGTTTTGCTTGCGACGAAACCAAAATGCTAGTAAAAAACCTAAGCTAACTACTAGCGCCGACAGAATAGCGGGACTGCGTAATTCTGCCAAAGCATATGGCGTAAAGTCAAATAAATGTCCTAGTGCAATTGTATATCTTTTGTCATCAGAAGAGACTATATTGAGGAAGGACGAAAGATCTCCTGTTGCTTGCACGTTGCGAGTGTTCCAGACCAGCACTCCCATTATGATAGCAAAGACTATCCCAAGAATGGCTAAGATGCCATTTATCCATAGTAAGTATTTTTTCGCTTTTACTCCTTCTTCAGCTTCAGTAAAGGCGGTACTTAACAACAGGGCAAGTGCTGGGTAAGCTGGAAATGTGTAATACTCTTGACCGCTAGAGAAACTGAAAAAAATCAGAATAATTCCTGTCCACAGCCATAAATAGAGATTCAGTTGTATCTTCTTATTTGCCTGAGCTTTCAAACGAGGTCGCTGCGTTATGAGTAGCGGAAATCCCAAGCTCCAAGGAAATAACCAAACCATATGCAGCAGCCAGTAATTCAAGAGCGGTAGTTTGCCATAGTCTTTTGGATAGCGTTGCCCAAGAAATCTTAAGAAATGTTCGTTAACGAAGTAATACCAGAAAAAATGTTCGTTGCGAACCCCAACAAGAAGATGCCAAGGTACTGCGATCGCTAAAAACAAGGCACTTCCTGAAAGTAACCGCAGTTCTTTCCAAACAAAAAGGTTACCAGTCAGTAAAAGGAATAGAAATACAGGACTCACTGTAAAGACAATACCGATTAGCCCCTTCGTCAATACCGCTAACGCTGTAGCAACGTAAAATCCGTAATACAATCTTTTGGATATCCCAGTACCAAAGAATGCCCGTAAGAAACACAAGTGTGCGGTTGTTACTAACAGAGTTAAAAGTGCCTCTGGGATCATGATGCGAGTGAACAGAAACATCCCACAGCAGAAAAGCAGAGACGCGGCTGCGTAAAGACCTACTTTTTGCGAATAAGCCCATTGTCCAAAGGCATAGGTGACCCAACCCAATAGTACGATCGCTATAACAGTGGGAAAACGCACAGCAAAGGCATTGAAGCCAAAAACTTGATAAGCACTTGCGACTAACCAGTAAAGTAGGGGAGCCTTTTGCAGATAACGGACTCCATTAACGTACATGGTTATCCAATCGTTCCGCAACAACATCTCTCTAGATGCTTGAGCATGCACGGCATCGGCATTATCAATCACAGAAGGCTGAAAAGAAATACTGGTGTAGATAATTGCACTAAAAACAAGCAACAGAATAATAGGCGTGTATTTACGCATAAAACTCAGACAGACATTGTATGCAAATAATTTAAGTTAATAGTGCTTCGGTAGAATCGGTTGTAAGTGGTATTAATTTCCCGCTTCTTGTCAGCCTTAATTTTCGACCCCGCCACTTGAAGGTACTGCCAACAAAGCTGTAGCACCACAATCCAAAGCTCATAAGATCGCGTAAAGGAACCAACAACAAAAACTTTCTAGCTACTGGATCTTTTAGGCTTTTGACCCCAACAACCCATGCCATGATGAATCTGGTCATCAATACGATCCCCACCATTACCCAACTGAAAATTGACTCATATGTTGCTATTAAGAATAATAAACTGATGGCTGTTCCGTGGGTAAAGATCAGCCCTAAATAGCCCCAAGGACGAGAGACACGCGTACAGCAATTCCAACGGGTCTGACGATGGATTAAGTCAATAAAGTTTTCTGTGGCGATCGTATGGTCTATAACATAGTCCGAAAGCACAATCTTGTAGCCTGCTTGAGCGCTGAGGTAGCCAAGTTGGAAATCGTCTGCTAGATAATCAGCAATTGTTTGAAACCCTCCAATTGCCTCAAGAGCAGTTTTCCGGATTGCAATAGTAGGACCTAAAGCAAACTTCATTCCTTCTATATATCTTGCAACTAGAACACCAGCAAGGTATTCAGTAGATATCCCGATGGCTTCAAAGATTGCCACCCATCCTCGAACCTGCGGACGGTACAAACACGTAACGACCCCAACAGTAGGGTCGTTCATGGGTTGGATAACTCGCATCAAATAATCTGGTTGTACGCGGACATCACTATCTGCAAGAAGTAGGAGCGAATACTTGGCTTTTGCTTGTGCGTTAGCGAGGTTGCTCACCTTAAGATTGGTACCGATGGTGCGATTGCTAATGACTAGACTTATATCAATTTCTGGGAAGTCATTGATGATTGTTTTGACGACTTCTACACAGGGATCGCGTTCATCGCGCACGCCGAAAATAATTTGGTATTCCGGGTAGTCTTGTTTGCAAAATGAGGCAAAGTTTTCGTAGGTATCAATGTCAAGACCGCAAATTGGTTTCAAGATAGTAACGGGTGGGTGAAAGTCGGAATCGATTTGCGTCGGATGGGAAAAGAACTTAATTGCTGCATAAATGGCATAGCAGTTATACCAAATCGCCGACAGACACAACATCCCAAGCAGAAATTGGTACAGATATAACATTTAATTTCCTTTAATCGCTATTAAAAAAACGTGAATTCGACAAACCTCACCCTCCCAACCTCCCTCTCCTTTTAGGAGAGGGAGGGGCAACCTTATAATCAGGGTTTGAAGCCCCTCTCCTACGAGGAGAGGGGTTTGGGGTGAGGTTTGTTTTGACTTCGTCGAACTCACGTTAAAAAATATCCAGCTTTTTCTTGTAGGATGGGATTGACCAAATTGGAGCGAAGCGACTGGATGCCCGCCCCACAAGATGATAATTTAACCAATTGGAAAAAAGAATGAGACAGATTGTTGGGTGAAATTAAGTCCAAGCAAGACTTTCTCAATCCAAAATCTAAAATCTAAAATCCAAAATGGTATTATTTCTTGGAAATCCCTTAAGCTCTCTGATTAACAACATATTGCTTGCGCTTAGCACGTAAGCTGAGATACTCTCGTGCTTCCTTATAAAGGCGACGGCGTTCTTCAGAATTGAAAAGAGCCTTCTTGACAATGCGGGCAACAATGCGGGGACGGAAGTAGTACTTGCCATAGAAGTCTTCTACTGCTGCCATCATTTCAGCGCGTGACAAGTTTGGATACTCAAAGTGAGGCAGTTGGTGTCCAGTCTCGTCCGTCATTTCAGCATCTAAGCGCAAGTACCCATTCGATTGGACAAAGTTGTATAGTTCAGTCCCTGGATAAGCATGGGCTACGGAAACTTGTATCGTCTCGCAGTCGAGTTCTTGAGCAAACTTCAGAGTTTCTTCAATGGTTTCTTGCGTTTCGCCAGGTAGCCCGATAATAAAATCACCATGAACGGTAATACCTGCTTTTTTGCAGTTTTTCTGGAATTCTCGTGCTTGCTCGACTGTTGCTCCCTTTTTGATGTTTTTGAGAATTTGAGAATTGCCTGACTCAAATCCCACAATAAACAGCCGACAACCAGCAGCACGCATTGCTTGAAGTGTTTCTAGATCGACGTGAACGCGGGAAGTGCAAGACCAGGTAAAGTTAAGAGGCTTAAACTTTTCACATAAGGCTAGCACCCGCTGTTTGCCAATGGTAAACGTATCATCGTCAAAAAAGATTTCTTTTGTATCGGGGAAGAGTTTGAGCGCGTGTTCAACTTCTTTGGCAACATCATCCACCGATCGCTGTCGCCATGCGTGACCATCAAAAGTTTGCGGCCACAAACAAAATGTACACTTAGCGGGGCAACCGCGTGTAGTGTAAAAAGAAATGTATGGGTGTAGTAGGAATGGTACATTGTAGCGATGTATGTCCAAATCTCGCTTGTAAATTGGCGTTACCCATGGTAATGCATCTAGGTCTTCAATAGGTAACCTATGCTCTGTATGTACTATCTTGCCGTCTTTTCTGAAGCTTACACCCTTGATTTCTTCCAGAGATTTTCCTGAAGCAAATTCGGTCACTGTGTAATCGAATTCTTTGTGGGTCACAAAGTCAATTGCCTCACTTGCCATTAAGCTTTGTTCTGGCTGTGTGGTCACGTGTGGACCGACAAAGGCTATTTTTAACGAAGGTTTTGCAGCCTTCATCATTTCTGCCAAACGCACATCGCTATGAAATCCTGGTGTGCTGGTGAAAAGAACAACAAAATCATATTCGGTGGCAATTCGTATTGTCTCTTCTGGCGATACGCCATGAGGTGGCGCATCTAGTAACCGACTTTCGGGGATCATTGCTGCAGGATAGGCAAGCCAGACTGGGTACCAGTACGATTCAATTTCGCGTGTTGCAGGCCACCGAGAACCTGCTCCTCCGTCAAATCCTTCAAAGGACGGTGGGTTAAGTAGCAAAGTCTTCATCATAGTTTCTAGCCACCCTTATGGTTCGTTATTTAGCACACTTGTGAAGATGTTCTCAAGTATATAGTTACAACGGACTTGGAGGATCTCTTTTTTCTGGTGTTGGTAGTCGGTCTATCCAGTCTTCAATCAACTGTGTCATTGTTTTTTCTTTGGACTCAGCATATAGCTTTAGTTTGTGGTATCGACGCTCCGACAACCTAAACCGCAATGACTTTTCTTTCATTTTTGTGTACACATTGTTCTACAAATATGGTAGTATAACAAAAACCCAAGAATTTGTGTTCGTTCGCTATCTACCTTCATGCGTCTGATTTCCTTTCTTTTGCGTTCTTCATGGGGAATGGTGACTCTTGCGATTGTCACCGGATTCCTAAGTGGCGGTAGTAACGCTAGCCTCATTGCTCTGATTAGCAGTGCAGCAAGTAATAACGCCAATTCACGCCTTGCGATCGTTATTTGGGGTTTTGTAGGGCTGGCGCTGATAGCTCTGATAACCAGCGTTATTTCCCAGATGTTGCTGATTCGTATATCTCAAAATGCAATTTTTCAATTACGAATGCGTTTGAGTAACCAGATACTCACTTCAGAATTGAACCATTTGGAACAACTTGGAAATTCTCGCATTTTGGCAACTTTGACAGAGGATGTCCAGACAGTTGCTAATGCTGTTCACGTGATACCACATCTTTGCATCGATCTTGCCATTGTTATAGGTTGTTTGACATACATCACATGGCTTTCTTGGTTAGTCTTCCTTATGGTTTTAGGCGTATCAGTCGTAGCAATTGGGAGTTGTCAGTGGCTATTAAATCAAGGAAAAAAATATCTTTCTCTTGCTCGTGAAGACCAAGATGTAATGTTTAAGCATTTCCGCACCATTACAGAAGGAGTGAAGGAACTTAAGCTCAACTACAATCGTCGTCAAGGGTTTCTTTCTAAAAATTTACAATCTACAGCAACTATTTTTAGTCATCACAATATTCAAGGTCTATCCTTTTATGGAATAACGACAAGTTGGGGAAGACTTATATTCTTTTTCGCAATTGGTTTCGTCCTTTTTTCACTTCCTAATATACTCACTATTAATCCTCAAACACTTGCTGGCTTTATCTTAACTTTCACCTATTTAATGTTACCAATGAACAACATTGTGGAAAATATCCCTATCATTACTAGAGCCAGCATTGCCTTAGATAAGATAGAATCACTAGGCTTGTCTTTAGAAAGTAACGCTGAGGTTTCCACAGTTCCACCTAAAACCAAGACTTCCTGGAGCAACTTAAAACTTTCACGGGTGACTCATAGTTATAACATCAATCAAGAAGATCGCTCTTTTATTATCGGTCCAATTGACTTGACCTTTTATCCACAACAACTCGTGTTTATCGTTGGCGGAAATGGTAGCGGAAAATCGACTCTTGCTAAAGTAATTATAGGGCTGTACACACCAGAAGCTGGAGAAATTATATTTGATGGAGAGCTTATTAGCGAACAAAATCGAGAATGGTACCGCCAGCATTTTTCTATGGTGTTTTCTGACTTTTATTTGTTCGATGAGATTTTAGAATTAGAAAATGCTGACTTAAAAAGTCAAGCACAAGAGTACTTAAAAGTACTTCAATTAGAGCATAAGGTGACAATAGAAAATGGTAAACTTTCTACCATAAATCTTTCCCAAGGACAGCGCAAAAGGCTAGCTTTACTCAGCGCATACTTGGAGGATCGGCCAATTTATTTGTTTGATGAATGGGCGGCAGATCAAGATCCAGTTTTTAAGGAAATTTTCTACACCGAACTGCTGCCAAAGCTGAGAGATAGCGGCAAAACAGTACTTGCCATTACCCATGACGATCGCTATTTCCATGTAGCCGATCGCATCATAAAATTGGATTACGGTCAAGTGGAGTTTGACAAGTAACGAGTTGGTTAATGGTTAGTGGTTAGTAGTTAGTGGTAAAATCTACCCAACTAACAACTAACAACTAACAACTAACAACTAACAATCTTTAACTTTAGAAAATTGAGCATTTTGGTTTTTCTGATGCCGAGGCATTTTTTGACTTAGGCGTAAACGATGTAAAAACTACAAATCTTGTTGGATTTGTGAGTTTTACTTTAGATTTTCAGCTATTTTTCCGCTCAAAATACGGTTTTTGTATAAAAGAATTCTATAGAAATAGCATTAAGGTTACTGGCTCCGAAGTCAAAGGAAGTTCGTCAAGAGATGAAAATATTGAACTATTTCTTAAAAAGGATGCTGTGAGTGTGAGTAAGTGGAGGAGCAATTTTGTGACCAAACGTAAAGCAGTCCAGACCCCAAAATTTATTCAAGTATGGAAATTAACTGGTCACTGGTCACTGGTCACTGGTCACTGTTAATGTGGTGTGTGAGGATGAAGGTTCCTGTTGGGAAGAATTATCAGAAATATGGCAAAAAGAGCGAGTTCTTTAGGTGCTCATTTTAGTTAATCGATCAATGAGTGCAATAACATCACTGCGACTCAGTTTTTGTTTGCCATTGACAAGGGCTTCAAGAGTGCCATAAGCCAAAGTTAGCGGAATCTGGCAAAAGTCCAAGGCTGGACCCACAGGAAGTGAATTGATATAAGCATCTGCCATGGCTAAATTGCGACGGGCGTACTGATGCATTCTTTCCTCAGACCAACCAACTGGATAAAAATCGACCCCACGCGATAAATCTTCCCTGTGGTTGCGGAGGATATTAACTGCTTGTAAGCCCCGACCAAACCCAATTGCGTGGGTACGGTTTGTCTGTGTTCCATCATACCAAGCCCACAAATCGGAAAGCATTAAGCCAACTGCACCAGCAACTCCAAACGTATAGCGATCTAAATCCAATTCATTATCAATCTTCCAATTACGTTCTGCCCAGTATGCCATTCTATCTGCCATGGCAGCAGTGGCATCCCAAATTCGAGGTGCAATTGTTGCAGGCGCAAGTATTGCCCATTCTCGAATCCGAAGGGAGACCTCTGGTAGTATATCCTCATGGGTGCTCAATCCATTGTGGAAAGCATCAACTGGAAAACCATCAACCCCTGCTTGTAATGTCAAGCTAATTGCTCGCAATAGTTTTGCTTTGGTAGGGTTATCTAGTTCTGCATTGTCTTCAATTTCATCAATGGCTCGCAAACACAAGTAAGCTGATGCTACAGCTTCTTGCAAACCAAGTGGTAAACGAACTATTGGGATATAAAATGTTCGACTCGTTTCTCTAAGGATATTTAAGGCGTCTCCATACAAGTCCATACGATGCAACTCCATTGAGTATTGTTAACTTGCTTAATATTGTTGGTTAAAAAGTAACTACTCAAATCAAAAAGTTGGGATTGCGGAAATCGCTATGCTCGTTTACCTGACAACTCTCGTTCTTCATGAGTCACTGGTAATAGAGCAAACCCAATCCAGCAGTCACCAACTTCTGACTCCAAGGACAAATACCGAGCAGTTATTCTCTTCCTAAGAAGATTAAAATCATTCGCCAAAAATGGCATCGGTTTCCACCTGTTAGACTTGTTAGCTATCGCTCCGAATAGAATTTTTGGCATTCACCTCTAATATGAACGCTCACCGTGCTAAATGTTACCCAAGCTGTACGGCTCATCTTTTGCAAGCTACTCTCCTCTGTGTGCAACGGCAAACGGTTATACACCTGCATTGATTTCAAATAACGACGATAATGGAGGGTTTGAAAGTTCCCAACCAACTCCTGCTTGCTACCAAAACACCAAAAGTCGTTAATCCCTCTACTTACAAAATCGTGTTTGAGGGTCTTTTCTTGTCTGTAGATCGAGCAGGGCATAGTTGGAAAAATATTAAGTTACATTAACACATATATCACTTTCCCAACCCAGAAAAGCTATTAGGGCATTGGGCATTGGGCATTGGGCATTGGGCATTGGGCATTTCCCCTTGTCTCCTTCTTCCCTAGCCCCTAGCCCCTAACCTTTGATCGCTATGTTTACAATAGCTTTACACGGTAAGATAATAATTGTAAACTTATAAAACAATTTATAACTAATGGCTAAGAAGCAGAAATTTCCTTACCTAGTTGCTTCCAAGTGGACGGCTCGGACAAAAATAGATGGCTGGCGACACTTCCAAGTCGTCAATCGCAAAAACCAAGGTAAGTGGGTTTATGCTGAGATGGTCGCTTCTTGCGATCCCAAAGTCCGTTTCTGGATCAATGCCAAGTTATTACAAGACACCTCACAATGGCAATCTGGCTGGCAATCTCTACAAGAGATGCATTCCATGGAAGATGCTGTGCTAAAATTTTAGCCCAATTTTTAAATTGTAATTATTATTTACACTATTGAAAGCGATCGCCAATACATTCCAGTCAGATCCCCGACTTCTTCAAGAAGTCGGGGATCTTGCTTGCATTCTTTTGAAAATAGGGAATGCGTAAGAGGGATGTTCATGATTGGTGATGAAACTTTTGCATCGCGATCGCCTCCTGTTTGACTACTATATCGGTACTCTAGATGTGCATTCCCAGGCAGCAGCTTAGGAACAAGAGGATATATAGAGTTCGACTTTTTGAAGAAGTCGTGTATGTGGATTTTTTTGTCTATTGTAACTTATTTTATAAAATAATTATAATCAATAAAGTTTTATAAAAAATTTTAGGAATTAAACGTTATTTAAGAATGATATAAGTATAAAATCACATAATTAAACGAAAATGCTGTCTCTAGAAGCGTTTTTGAATTTAACACCCCCTTTCTTTTCCAAGTCATTTGCACAATAATGACATTCACATACCTCACAAATCGCCAAGTGGGCTAGGTGAAGGCAAGTGTTTAAGCCAAAAGTTTGATAAAAAACTATCAGAGGCAAACAACAGTGAAACTAGCAGTTTATGGAAAAGGTGGTATCGGTAAATCCACCACAAGCTGTAACATATCAGTCGCCCTAGCCAAGCGCGGCAAAAAAGTGCTGCAAATTGGTTGCGACCCGAAACACGACAGCACCTTCACCCTCACCGGGTTTTTAATTCCAACAATTATTGATACTCTTCAAGAGAAAGACTATCATTACGAAGATGTTTGGCCTGAAGATGTTATTTACAAGGGTTACGGTGGAGTAGATTGTGTTGAAGCCGGCGGACCACCAGCAGGTGCGGGATGTGGCGGTTACGTCGTAGGCGAAACCGTAAAATTACTGAAGGAACTCAACGCTTTTGATGAGTACGATGTTATATTGTTTGACGTTCTCGGTGACGTTGTCTGTGGAGGTTTTGCAGCTCCCTTAAATTATGCGGACTACTGCCTAATTATTACCGACAACGGCTTCGATGCTTTGTTTGCTGCCAATCGCATTGCTGCTTCAGTGAGAGAAAAAGCGCGGACTCACCCACTGCGGCTGGCTGGATTAATTGGCAATCGCACCTCCAAGCGCGATTTGATAGACAAATACATCGAAGCAGTACCCATGCCAGTTTTAGAAGTGTTGCCTTTGATTGAAGATATTAGAGTTTCTCGTGTTAAAGGCAAGACTTTGTTTGAGATGGCAGAAATTGACCCATCTCTCAACTACGTCTGTGATTACTATCTCAATATTGCAGATCAAATTTTGGCGTCTCCCGAAGGTGTTGTACCCAATGACTCTCCAGATCGGGAATTATTTACTTTGTTGTCTGATTTTTATCTAAATCCGGGTAAACCACAGGTTCCTAAACCAGAAGAAGAATTAGACTTGATGATTGTATAAATCATTAAAGTTCCAGGATGGGGACAATATGCCTTTCTTTCATAGTTTTACGGAATCTCTCAAGCAAAAGTGGTTACAATTTTTCCAAATTAACCGGGATTGGATTACTCTCCATATGGAGGTCGAGTCGGTTTACACCCCTGATGGTGGTAAGCGACCCCCTTCTTACCTCATCCTGGGAGTAGCTAATGCGTTAGAACCAAAATTAGCGCAGTTAATGCTGCCCTTTTCTAGACTGAATCCTGACGCTGACACTTTAATTGAGGTGCTGGATTTAAATTTCGACCCAGATATTGCTCTCGGTAACCGTGTTATTCCCAGAGTTGAGACAGAAACGAATGGCGAAGAGTCAGATTCTGATGAGGAGACATCGAGCCATTCGCACTTAAACGGCTTTGCGGTAGCAGCAGTTGATATAGATACCGATGAGGAAACTCTCATGGTTGTAAGTACAACTATAGAGGATGTCACTCCAGCAGATGAGGCGCAGGGATTTTTAAACGGTGTAGATTCTGTTGATGATTTTGGCGATATATCCTTTGATGAGTTGAAGGATGAGGACAGCACAACTTCTAAGCAGTCAACAGACTCTACCACTAATGGGAACGGTGAGTTTGCTGAAGTCTTAACAGATGTCTGGGGCGATGAATCCGCAGCCAAAATGGACAAAGAAGACGCGGATAACGATTTGTTTTTAGGGGAAGACCTATCATCTAGTGATTTGGATGATTCAGAAATTGCTCGTCTCTTCCCCAAGAATTAATCACCAAGGGAGTCATTTGTTATTTGTTATTTGTAAATACGAAGGACAAAGAACAAATGACTCCTATCTTAACAATTTAGGGGAGAAAACACCAAAATGACAGTTGCTCAACCAGACGCTTTAACTTTTGAGTGCGAAACCGGAAATTATCATACTTTTTGCCCTATTAGCTGCGTAGCTTGGCTTTACCAAAAAATTGAAGATAGCTTCTTTTTAGTTATTGGTACAAAAACTTGTGGCTACTTCCTGCAAAATGCAATGGGAGTGATGATTTTTGCAGAACCTCGTTATGCCATGGCAGAGTTGGAAGAAGGCGATATTTCTGCCCAGCTTAATGATTATGACGAGTTAAAGCGGTTGTGTTTGCAAATTAAGCGCGATCGCAATCCCAGCGTGATAGTTTGGATCGGTACTTGCACCACAGAAATCATCAAAATGGATTTGGAAGGCTTGGCACCCAAGCTAGAATCTGAAATTGGTATTCCCATTGTTGTTGCACGTGCTAACGGTTTAGACTACGCCTTCACCCAAGGAGAAGACACCGTATTAGCTGCAATGGCTGCACGTTGTCCGGATAAAGTCTCCACAGTAGAAGCTGAGAAAAACGAGCGCAATGCCATTCAAAAGCTGCTGAATTTTGGTAAGAAAAAAGAAGACGTTGCTACTGAAGAATCCGAGTATGCGGATCATCCTCCGTTAGTCCTCTTTGGTTCCCTCCCCGATCCCGTTGTCACTCAGTTAACTCTAGAACTGAAGAAGCAAGGTATTAAAGTTTCTGGCTGGCTACCTGCTAAACGCTTTACTGAACTTCCCGTTCTTGAAGAAGGGTATTATGTTGCTGGTGTCAACCCCTTCCTCAGCCGCACTGCAACAACCTTAATGCGTCGCCGTAAGTGCAAGCTGATTGGCGCACCTTTCCCTATTGGTCCCGATGGTAGCCGCGCTTGGATTGAAAAAATCTGCTCGGTGTTTGGGATTACTCCCAAAGGATTGGATGAACGGGAAGCTCAAATTTGGGAAAGTTTGGAAGATTATATAAAACTTATTCGTGGCAAGTCCGTGTTCTTTATGGGCGATAACTTGCTAGAAGTTTCCCTAGCAAGATTCTTGGTGCGTTGCGGTATGACTGTTCCTGAAATCGGTATTCCTTACATGGATAAGCGCTACCAAGCGGCTGAGTTGACATTTTTAGAAAAAACTTGTCATGAAATGGGCGTACCCTTGCCTAGGATTGTGGAAAAGCCAGACAACTACAACCAAATTCAGCGCATTTACGATTTGAAGCCAGATTTGGTCATTACTGGTATGGCTCATGCTAACCCATTAGAGGCAAGGGGAATCAACACCAAGTGGTCTGTAGAGTTCACCTTTGCTCAGATTCACGGCTTTACCAATGCGCGTGACATTCTGGAGTTGGTCACGCGTCCACTGCGCCGGAATAACAATCTCAAAGATTTGGGTTGGGATAAGTTGGTTAAGGAAGAAGCTAAAATTTAACCTCACTGTCTGAAAAGAGGGAATAGGGAATAGGGAGTGGGGAGTAGGGAAGAGGAATTTTCACGATCGGTGGTGAATTTTTTTTCATCGCGATCTGAAAAGAAATTTGTAGTATTTGTATAGGAGCGCTGCGCTCGCGAAGCGCAAGCTGTACCCAGCTTATCGCTCCTATTGTTTTTATATATGGCAAAACTTATGAATACTACACCCTCTAAAGATGAAAACCAGGAAATGCTGAAGTGGCTGAACCGCAGTCGCGAACAATTAAAAGAGTATGCCCATCAGTACATTGCCTATAATAGCAACGGTATAATTGCTCACGGTAGCGACTTACATCAACCATCATTATGTAGGTTGGGTTGAGGAACGAAACCCAACATTGAATCGAATGGTTAGGATTTCTTGCTCAATCCAACCCACATTGTCTTAATTTTTTCAATTGGAGGTATAATACATAAAAAGTTATGTAACCGCAGATGAACGCAGACGAACGCGGATAAATGTGTACCTCACTCAAGTTGGTTGCTACTCATGTACCCATTATCACAACTAAAGCAACGCCAATCATTACAATCAGCGTTATCTTACCACCAGGAACAAGGGGTTGAACATTACTGTGTAAGTCTTCCTCCTGTTCTTGACGTTGCTTCCAACTCATCAATGCAGGGAGAATTCCTCCTAAAACTGAAATACTAAAGGTTCCGGCATAATCTAAAGCTGCGAGAAAGATATTGGGATTCAGTGCTGATAAACTCATAGGAGGCACAAGAATCAGGGAGTAAAGTGGCAAACGTTTAGAAGATCCTTGCGGTGTTGATGGGAAAATATCTTTGAAAAAGTCTAACAAGCCGTAAACAAACCCAATAAATGATGTCACGAGCGCAAACTCAGAAAAAATGGAAACTAAGATTCCCAGCGAGTATCCAGCACTCCCCGATTGTAGAATGTGCAGTGGGTCAAAAGTTTTACCACTCGCTGTAACTTGAATTGCATCTACATTGATACTTCCCAAAATCACTGCATTCCAAGCCAAGAACATTATAAGGGGAATAGCAGAACCAACAACGATAGACTGACGAATTTTTCGAG
This genomic interval from Scytonema hofmannii PCC 7110 contains the following:
- a CDS encoding DUF5678 domain-containing protein yields the protein MNTTPSKDENQEMLKWLNRSREQLKEYAHQYIAYNSNGIIAHGSDLHQPSLCRLG
- a CDS encoding ferredoxin:protochlorophyllide reductase (ATP-dependent) subunit N, whose protein sequence is MTVAQPDALTFECETGNYHTFCPISCVAWLYQKIEDSFFLVIGTKTCGYFLQNAMGVMIFAEPRYAMAELEEGDISAQLNDYDELKRLCLQIKRDRNPSVIVWIGTCTTEIIKMDLEGLAPKLESEIGIPIVVARANGLDYAFTQGEDTVLAAMAARCPDKVSTVEAEKNERNAIQKLLNFGKKKEDVATEESEYADHPPLVLFGSLPDPVVTQLTLELKKQGIKVSGWLPAKRFTELPVLEEGYYVAGVNPFLSRTATTLMRRRKCKLIGAPFPIGPDGSRAWIEKICSVFGITPKGLDEREAQIWESLEDYIKLIRGKSVFFMGDNLLEVSLARFLVRCGMTVPEIGIPYMDKRYQAAELTFLEKTCHEMGVPLPRIVEKPDNYNQIQRIYDLKPDLVITGMAHANPLEARGINTKWSVEFTFAQIHGFTNARDILELVTRPLRRNNNLKDLGWDKLVKEEAKI
- a CDS encoding DUF5331 domain-containing protein, whose translation is MPFFHSFTESLKQKWLQFFQINRDWITLHMEVESVYTPDGGKRPPSYLILGVANALEPKLAQLMLPFSRLNPDADTLIEVLDLNFDPDIALGNRVIPRVETETNGEESDSDEETSSHSHLNGFAVAAVDIDTDEETLMVVSTTIEDVTPADEAQGFLNGVDSVDDFGDISFDELKDEDSTTSKQSTDSTTNGNGEFAEVLTDVWGDESAAKMDKEDADNDLFLGEDLSSSDLDDSEIARLFPKN
- a CDS encoding squalene/phytoene synthase family protein, which codes for MDLYGDALNILRETSRTFYIPIVRLPLGLQEAVASAYLCLRAIDEIEDNAELDNPTKAKLLRAISLTLQAGVDGFPVDAFHNGLSTHEDILPEVSLRIREWAILAPATIAPRIWDATAAMADRMAYWAERNWKIDNELDLDRYTFGVAGAVGLMLSDLWAWYDGTQTNRTHAIGFGRGLQAVNILRNHREDLSRGVDFYPVGWSEERMHQYARRNLAMADAYINSLPVGPALDFCQIPLTLAYGTLEALVNGKQKLSRSDVIALIDRLTKMST
- a CDS encoding TIGR02450 family Trp-rich protein produces the protein MAKKQKFPYLVASKWTARTKIDGWRHFQVVNRKNQGKWVYAEMVASCDPKVRFWINAKLLQDTSQWQSGWQSLQEMHSMEDAVLKF
- the bchL gene encoding ferredoxin:protochlorophyllide reductase (ATP-dependent) iron-sulfur ATP-binding protein, encoding MKLAVYGKGGIGKSTTSCNISVALAKRGKKVLQIGCDPKHDSTFTLTGFLIPTIIDTLQEKDYHYEDVWPEDVIYKGYGGVDCVEAGGPPAGAGCGGYVVGETVKLLKELNAFDEYDVILFDVLGDVVCGGFAAPLNYADYCLIITDNGFDALFAANRIAASVREKARTHPLRLAGLIGNRTSKRDLIDKYIEAVPMPVLEVLPLIEDIRVSRVKGKTLFEMAEIDPSLNYVCDYYLNIADQILASPEGVVPNDSPDRELFTLLSDFYLNPGKPQVPKPEEELDLMIV